One part of the Sphingobacterium sp. LZ7M1 genome encodes these proteins:
- a CDS encoding helix-turn-helix domain-containing protein, whose translation MKHIGNSNEDMLALLEAVVGIKNELLYIREYFHPLLKGEIYLSGEQVCEMLHISKRTLQQYRDDGLIPFIKLERKILFRESDIIKVLEDNYQRWDSLGI comes from the coding sequence ATGAAACACATTGGAAATTCAAACGAGGATATGCTTGCCTTGCTCGAAGCTGTGGTAGGTATCAAAAATGAACTGCTGTATATCAGGGAATATTTTCATCCACTCTTAAAAGGGGAAATTTATCTTTCGGGCGAACAGGTTTGCGAGATGTTGCATATCAGCAAACGGACGTTACAACAGTACAGAGATGACGGACTGATACCCTTTATCAAGCTCGAACGGAAAATCCTTTTCCGTGAAAGCGATATTATCAAGGTATTGGAAGATAACTATCAGCGTTGGGATAGTTTAGGAATTTAA